In the genome of Gammaproteobacteria bacterium, one region contains:
- the xth gene encoding exodeoxyribonuclease III, with protein sequence MKIASWNVNSLRVRLPHVLDWLKTHQPDVLGLQETKLPDHDFPADAFYDMGYECRFSGQKTYNGVALIYRSDNLAEPDDLLTRFDNYQDGQKRIIAASFGDIRVFNLYIPNGQSVGSEKYDYKLEWLSAMREHISNEVQQHDKIILMGDFNIAPEDRDIHDPQKWAGKIMCSDTERSALGDICELGFSDLFREFEQPDEVFSWWDYRMGSFRRNHGLRIDLILGTAELAGMCTACDVDVEPRRLERASDHAPVWAEFED encoded by the coding sequence ATGAAAATCGCCAGCTGGAACGTCAACTCGTTGCGGGTACGACTGCCGCATGTGCTCGACTGGCTGAAGACACACCAGCCTGACGTGCTTGGCCTGCAGGAAACAAAACTGCCGGACCACGATTTCCCGGCCGACGCCTTTTATGACATGGGATACGAGTGCCGCTTCAGCGGCCAGAAAACCTACAACGGTGTGGCGCTGATCTACCGCAGCGATAACCTTGCCGAACCGGACGATTTGCTGACCCGTTTCGATAATTACCAGGATGGGCAAAAGCGCATTATTGCTGCCAGCTTTGGCGATATCCGCGTGTTCAACCTGTACATACCCAACGGCCAGTCGGTGGGCTCGGAAAAGTACGACTACAAACTTGAGTGGCTGTCGGCCATGCGCGAGCACATCAGCAACGAAGTTCAGCAGCACGACAAGATCATCCTGATGGGTGACTTCAACATCGCGCCTGAAGACCGCGACATCCATGACCCGCAAAAGTGGGCTGGCAAGATCATGTGCAGCGATACCGAGCGCAGCGCGCTTGGCGATATTTGTGAGCTGGGCTTCAGTGATCTGTTTCGCGAGTTCGAGCAGCCCGACGAGGTGTTCAGCTGGTGGGACTACCGCATGGGGTCGTTTCGCCGCAATCACGGGCTGCGCATAGACTTGATTCTCGGCACCGCTGAGCTGGCCGGAATGTGCACGGCCTGTGACGTTGACGTCGAGCCACGCCGGCTGGAACGGGCCAGCGACCATGCGCCGGTGTGGGCAGAATTCGAGGATTAG
- a CDS encoding glucose sorbosone dehydrogenase, with translation MTGLHNKGALLVLLLLPMAGWCSVDGDGDGVPDLVDNCVESANSPQRDTDGDGIGNLCDPDFNNDGIVDLLDLAEMRDVFLLQGVFDQDLNGDAIVDLQDLAVMRPFFLDSPGPAGALVGGLELTPVFTTVALSFPMAMKQAPGDATQWYVAERSGRLLRFDNVEAPAAAVEVLDISDRVDTFFEGGLLDFAFDPSFQDNGRVYMSYTATGANTQTNPLDSRLSSFTLDPGSADGAFDPDSEVIILEYDQPYGNHNGGGIEFGPDGYIYLALGDGGSGGDPEDNGQDKTTLAGAILRLDLELTPADIAAGLTYRIPPGNPFIESEDCSTGCPEIYAWGFRNPWRFSFDRVSGELYAGDVGQDSVEEVDLVTAGGNYGWRCYEGSLVYETFGCGPMGDYTFPIQEYSHTDGRSITGGFVYRGGSLPALDGVYLYGDYVNGRIWGLLGSNSLGELVDTNLRIVSFVESAAGELYVLGLFSGSINRIGLPE, from the coding sequence ATGACTGGTTTACATAATAAAGGCGCCCTGCTGGTGCTTCTGTTGCTGCCGATGGCCGGCTGGTGCTCCGTCGACGGCGACGGCGACGGCGTGCCCGACCTCGTCGACAACTGCGTGGAGTCGGCCAACAGCCCGCAGCGCGACACTGACGGCGACGGTATCGGCAATCTTTGCGATCCGGATTTCAATAACGACGGTATTGTCGACCTGCTGGACCTTGCAGAAATGCGTGATGTGTTTCTGCTGCAGGGTGTATTCGACCAGGATCTTAATGGCGATGCCATTGTCGACCTGCAGGATCTTGCTGTCATGCGGCCTTTCTTTCTCGACTCTCCGGGGCCGGCCGGTGCACTGGTCGGCGGACTGGAGCTGACGCCGGTCTTTACAACCGTGGCGCTGTCGTTTCCGATGGCGATGAAACAGGCGCCCGGCGACGCAACGCAATGGTATGTCGCCGAGCGTAGCGGTCGCCTGCTTCGTTTCGACAACGTCGAGGCACCAGCGGCAGCGGTCGAGGTGCTGGACATCAGCGACAGAGTCGACACCTTTTTTGAAGGTGGTCTCCTGGATTTTGCTTTTGATCCGTCCTTCCAGGACAACGGGCGGGTGTACATGAGCTACACCGCCACTGGTGCCAATACCCAGACCAATCCGCTCGATTCACGGCTCAGCAGCTTCACGCTCGACCCGGGGTCTGCGGACGGTGCCTTCGACCCGGACAGCGAAGTGATTATCCTGGAGTACGATCAGCCCTACGGCAATCACAACGGCGGCGGCATCGAGTTTGGTCCGGACGGCTACATCTATCTTGCACTGGGGGACGGAGGTTCAGGCGGTGATCCGGAAGACAACGGGCAGGACAAAACGACACTGGCCGGGGCCATCCTGCGTCTCGACCTGGAACTTACGCCCGCCGACATCGCCGCAGGCCTGACCTACAGGATTCCGCCAGGCAATCCGTTTATTGAAAGTGAAGATTGCAGTACCGGCTGCCCGGAAATCTACGCCTGGGGGTTTCGTAATCCATGGCGTTTCAGCTTTGACCGCGTGAGTGGTGAACTGTACGCCGGAGATGTCGGCCAGGATTCAGTGGAGGAGGTCGACCTGGTGACGGCGGGCGGAAACTATGGCTGGCGCTGTTATGAAGGCAGCCTGGTTTATGAAACGTTCGGCTGCGGGCCGATGGGCGACTATACCTTCCCGATCCAGGAATACAGCCACACCGACGGGCGCTCGATCACCGGCGGTTTTGTTTATCGTGGCGGCAGTTTGCCTGCGCTCGACGGAGTTTACCTGTACGGCGACTACGTGAATGGTCGGATCTGGGGTCTGCTCGGTAGCAACTCGCTGGGAGAACTGGTAGACACAAACCTCAGAATCGTATCGTTTGTCGAATCAGCCGCCGGCGAACTGTATGTATTGGGCCTTTTCTCAGGATCGATCAACCGTATAGGCTTGCCTGAATGA
- a CDS encoding tetratricopeptide repeat protein, with protein MLRKFLAEIRRRKVFRAAVAYSVVAWVVIQIADITFEPLHLPGWALTLLIALAIAGLPLAVVLAWLFDLTPAGLERDRGDAGNSASQSPPPDASIAVLPFTDLSAEGDQAYFCEGVAEEILNTLMRVDGLKVAARRSTMPYARTGGRSTADFSEIGAALNVATVLEGSVRKEGNKLRISAQLIDTADGNHRWTHRYEREMSDVFAVQDQIAENIARVMQLTLQPQDRCIAQRAGTSDIEAYDLFLKGQSFFHRWGARNLRYAAELFESALAKDPEYARAWAGLADANAMQYIYFDSQVEYRNRARDASKQALGLCPNLPDAHVSRGMSCSMFGNWREAEQHFQDALALDPDHFEALYFYARVCVHQGELERAITLFEQAAAARLSDYQAPLLLQQLYKRLGRMDEARAIARQGIARAEHHLESNPDDARALYLMSGALADLGETQRGEQLLLRAMATDPTEAAVLYNAACFYARIGDADRAVELLEQVRLPRMAAEWARNDPDLDTLRGNPRFDALYPPGDSTN; from the coding sequence ATGTTGCGGAAATTCCTGGCAGAAATTCGCAGACGCAAAGTTTTTCGGGCGGCAGTTGCCTACTCTGTCGTTGCCTGGGTGGTAATCCAGATTGCCGACATCACTTTCGAACCTCTGCACCTGCCAGGCTGGGCCCTGACCCTGCTGATAGCGCTGGCAATTGCCGGCCTGCCGCTGGCCGTCGTACTGGCGTGGTTGTTCGACCTGACTCCGGCGGGCCTGGAACGCGATCGTGGCGATGCCGGCAACAGCGCCAGCCAGTCGCCACCACCCGATGCATCGATTGCCGTCCTGCCTTTCACCGACCTCAGCGCGGAGGGCGACCAGGCGTATTTTTGTGAAGGCGTCGCGGAAGAGATTCTCAACACGCTGATGCGGGTGGACGGACTGAAGGTTGCAGCGCGTCGCTCTACGATGCCCTACGCGCGGACCGGTGGCAGGAGCACGGCCGACTTCAGCGAGATTGGTGCGGCACTCAATGTCGCAACGGTGCTGGAAGGATCAGTGCGCAAGGAAGGGAACAAGTTGCGTATCAGCGCCCAGCTGATTGACACGGCAGATGGCAATCATCGCTGGACCCATCGATACGAGCGGGAGATGAGTGATGTATTTGCCGTGCAGGACCAGATTGCCGAAAACATAGCGCGCGTGATGCAGCTGACCCTGCAGCCACAGGATCGTTGTATCGCGCAACGTGCCGGAACTTCCGATATCGAAGCCTACGACTTGTTCCTCAAAGGGCAGAGCTTTTTCCACCGCTGGGGTGCGCGCAACCTGCGTTACGCGGCAGAGCTTTTCGAAAGCGCACTGGCCAAGGATCCGGAGTATGCACGCGCATGGGCCGGGCTGGCAGATGCCAACGCGATGCAGTACATCTATTTCGATTCGCAGGTCGAATATCGTAATCGTGCTCGTGATGCCAGCAAGCAGGCACTGGGGCTTTGCCCAAACCTGCCTGATGCGCATGTGTCGAGAGGTATGTCGTGCTCGATGTTCGGCAACTGGCGCGAAGCCGAGCAGCATTTTCAGGATGCGCTGGCGTTGGACCCGGATCATTTCGAGGCGCTGTATTTCTACGCCCGGGTCTGCGTGCACCAGGGCGAGCTGGAGCGTGCGATCACGCTTTTCGAGCAGGCTGCCGCGGCCCGGCTGTCTGACTACCAGGCACCGCTGCTGCTGCAACAGTTGTACAAGCGACTCGGGCGCATGGACGAAGCGCGTGCGATCGCGCGCCAGGGTATCGCACGAGCCGAGCATCACCTCGAATCGAACCCGGACGATGCCCGCGCGCTTTACCTGATGTCCGGCGCGCTGGCAGATCTCGGCGAGACCCAGCGCGGCGAGCAGCTGCTGCTGCGAGCCATGGCTACCGATCCCACCGAAGCTGCCGTCCTTTACAATGCAGCGTGTTTTTACGCGCGGATCGGCGACGCGGATCGGGCGGTTGAATTGCTGGAGCAGGTGCGGCTGCCGCGCATGGCGGCGGAATGGGCACGGAATGACCCGGACCTGGATACTTTGCGCGGCAATCCACGCTTTGACGCGCTGTACCCGCCCGGCGATTCAACAAACTGA
- a CDS encoding M3 family metallopeptidase, with the protein MSNPLTAPDHLPRFSEILPEHVEPAVDEVLEASRRRIAELVAAEDHSWASLIAPLEQLEHWLSKTWSPVSHLNSVRNDESLRASYNRCLPKLSDYETEIKQNDKLYQAWRSVQSNDAGLDPVQQRLIELSLRSFRLAGVALADKDKQRFKALMQDLSSLQAKFEENLLDATNAWSCHVTDRSRLAGVPDRALLRAAAEAKSRGKGGWVFTLDYPAYQAISAHAESAPLREEMYTAWVTRASDQGPDAGRWDNTATMEKILAARHEAAGLLGYDNYAEYSLATKMAESVEQVSGFLRDLASRSRDRAAEEFAELEHFAGHRLNAWDVGFYSEQLRRSRFSISDEELRPYFPVGRVMSGMFEVVQQLYGVEVRERKGVDTWHADVRFFDVHAEDGQVCGSFYVDLYARPAKRGGAWMDDCVGRNRSNGESVNPVAYLSCNFMPPVGNAPALLTHDEVVTLFHEFGHVLHHILTRIDYPSVAGINGVAWDAVELPSQFMENFCWSEHTFDMISGHYQTDEPLPDEMFDRLVGSRSFQAGMQMVRQLEFALFDLRVHAEYDPAQGGRIRQILDEVRNEVAVVPCADFNRFPNGFAHVFGGGYAAGYYSYKWAEVLSADAFALFDEKGVLDADTGRHFLRSILQRGGAVDPMQAFMDFRGRKPDIAALLYYSGIAE; encoded by the coding sequence ATGAGCAACCCGCTGACAGCACCAGACCACCTCCCGCGCTTTTCGGAAATATTGCCGGAACATGTCGAACCGGCGGTCGATGAGGTTCTTGAAGCCAGCCGCCGGCGTATCGCCGAACTGGTAGCGGCCGAAGACCACTCGTGGGCCTCTCTCATTGCGCCACTGGAGCAGCTGGAGCACTGGCTGAGCAAAACCTGGTCACCGGTGAGTCATTTGAACTCCGTCCGCAACGATGAATCGCTACGAGCCAGCTACAACCGCTGCCTGCCAAAACTCAGCGACTACGAGACCGAGATAAAACAGAATGACAAGCTGTACCAGGCCTGGCGGTCGGTACAGAGCAACGATGCCGGGCTCGATCCGGTTCAACAACGGCTCATCGAGCTGTCGCTACGCAGCTTCAGGCTGGCCGGCGTGGCGCTGGCCGACAAAGACAAGCAGCGCTTCAAAGCGTTGATGCAGGACCTCAGTTCGCTGCAGGCAAAATTCGAAGAGAACCTGCTCGATGCTACCAATGCGTGGTCATGCCACGTCACCGATCGCAGCCGGCTGGCCGGGGTGCCGGACCGGGCATTGCTGCGTGCTGCGGCGGAAGCAAAATCCCGCGGCAAGGGTGGCTGGGTCTTTACGCTCGACTACCCGGCGTACCAGGCCATTTCCGCCCATGCCGAATCGGCGCCGCTGCGCGAGGAGATGTACACCGCCTGGGTCACACGTGCCTCGGACCAGGGACCCGACGCAGGCCGCTGGGACAACACCGCAACGATGGAGAAGATACTGGCCGCACGGCACGAAGCAGCCGGGCTGCTCGGTTACGACAATTATGCCGAGTACTCACTGGCTACGAAGATGGCCGAATCAGTCGAACAGGTCAGCGGTTTCCTGCGCGATCTGGCCAGCCGCAGCCGTGACCGGGCGGCAGAAGAATTTGCCGAGCTGGAGCACTTTGCCGGGCACCGGCTGAACGCCTGGGATGTTGGCTTTTACAGTGAACAGCTGAGACGCAGCCGCTTTTCCATCTCCGACGAAGAGTTGCGGCCTTATTTTCCGGTCGGCCGTGTAATGAGCGGAATGTTTGAGGTAGTGCAGCAGCTGTACGGCGTGGAAGTACGTGAACGCAAAGGCGTTGATACCTGGCACGCGGATGTGCGCTTTTTTGATGTGCACGCCGAAGATGGCCAGGTTTGCGGTTCGTTCTACGTCGACCTGTATGCGCGCCCGGCCAAACGTGGTGGCGCCTGGATGGACGACTGTGTCGGGCGCAACCGCAGTAATGGCGAGTCAGTCAATCCCGTGGCCTATCTTTCGTGCAATTTCATGCCGCCGGTCGGCAACGCCCCGGCACTGCTGACCCACGATGAGGTCGTGACGCTGTTCCACGAGTTTGGCCATGTTCTGCACCACATCCTCACGCGCATCGACTACCCGAGTGTCGCCGGGATAAATGGCGTTGCCTGGGATGCCGTAGAACTGCCGAGCCAGTTCATGGAAAACTTCTGCTGGTCGGAACACACCTTCGACATGATTTCGGGGCATTACCAGACCGATGAGCCACTGCCGGATGAAATGTTTGACCGTCTGGTTGGCAGCCGTTCGTTCCAGGCCGGCATGCAGATGGTGCGGCAGCTCGAGTTCGCCTTGTTCGACCTGCGTGTTCATGCCGAATACGATCCTGCGCAGGGCGGACGCATCCGCCAGATCCTGGACGAGGTTCGCAACGAGGTAGCAGTCGTGCCCTGCGCCGACTTCAATCGCTTTCCCAATGGCTTTGCCCACGTTTTCGGGGGTGGCTACGCCGCAGGCTATTACAGCTACAAGTGGGCCGAGGTGCTTTCGGCCGATGCATTTGCCCTGTTCGACGAGAAAGGCGTGCTCGATGCAGACACCGGCCGTCATTTCCTGCGGTCCATACTGCAGCGCGGTGGCGCCGTCGACCCGATGCAGGCGTTTATGGATTTTCGCGGACGCAAGCCGGATATTGCCGCGTTGCTGTACTACAGCGGCATTGCTGAATGA
- a CDS encoding rhomboid family intramembrane serine protease → MPPLSKIVGILLALNVAIYFLELLLGLSGMADLFGLWPLAADGSRLARPGYSGPGFWPWQLVSYGFLHGGNLHLLVNMFALWMFGSHMERLWGSLHFVIYYFFCLIGAGLVQLVVVTMDAGAGGAVYPTVGASGAVFGLLLAFGMMFPNVKLLLLFFPVPIKAKYFVVLYGLLELTLGVTSSQSGVAHFAHLGGMLFGIVLIQYWRGKLPLKPKYILQR, encoded by the coding sequence ATGCCACCGCTGAGTAAAATTGTCGGCATCCTGCTGGCACTCAACGTAGCAATCTACTTTCTAGAGCTGCTGCTCGGGCTGTCCGGCATGGCCGACCTGTTCGGCTTGTGGCCGCTTGCGGCCGACGGTTCGCGGCTGGCGCGGCCGGGCTACAGTGGGCCGGGCTTCTGGCCGTGGCAACTGGTGAGCTACGGCTTTCTGCACGGCGGCAACCTGCACCTGCTGGTCAACATGTTTGCCCTGTGGATGTTTGGCAGCCATATGGAACGGCTATGGGGCTCGCTGCATTTCGTCATCTATTATTTCTTTTGCCTGATTGGCGCCGGGCTGGTGCAGTTGGTCGTTGTCACGATGGACGCCGGAGCCGGTGGCGCTGTGTATCCCACGGTGGGGGCATCGGGTGCGGTGTTTGGCCTGCTGCTCGCGTTCGGCATGATGTTCCCGAACGTCAAACTGCTGTTGTTGTTTTTCCCCGTACCGATAAAGGCCAAGTACTTCGTCGTGCTTTACGGACTACTGGAGCTGACGCTGGGAGTAACCTCGAGCCAGAGCGGCGTAGCGCATTTCGCTCACCTCGGCGGCATGCTGTTTGGAATCGTGCTGATCCAGTACTGGCGCGGCAAGCTGCCGCTAAAGCCTAAATATATTCTGCAGCGCTAG
- a CDS encoding ATP-dependent DNA ligase, which yields MSLKTVAETSSSVAATRSRKKKVEALRSCLAECSPANLQVLTAWLAGELLQGRIGLGPSILRDVMDEPPAGEPSLSMTAVNRYIEKLAALAGPGSLQHKRELLAELMRAATRQEQGFLMRLFLGDLRQGALEGLMVDAIAAAAGIEATPVRRAVMLSGDLPAVAGVALTDGEQGLACFQLRVGTAVNAMLAQPAATVEDALGRLEFAAFEFKLDGARIQVHKSPDDVRIFTRQLNDVTERLPEIVDAVKNLEPAELILDGEVLALSGDGRPRPFQVTMKRFGRRHDVATMQESVPLTAFFFDCLHASGTDYIDAPAQQRFETMAALLPDEMMIPRIFTADADEAEAFMRSALAAGHEGIMAKSLDAPYEAGNRGAAWLKIKPVHTLDLVVLAAEWGSGRRKGWLSNLHLGARDNDGFVMLGKTFKGLTDELLAWQTDKLLELETGREGHVVHVRPELVVEIAFNDVQKSHQYPGGVALRFARVRRYRDDKNAVQADTLETVRGFAAD from the coding sequence CTGTCGCTAAAAACCGTCGCGGAAACATCCAGCAGTGTGGCCGCCACACGCAGCCGCAAGAAGAAAGTCGAAGCGCTGCGCAGCTGTCTCGCTGAATGCAGCCCCGCTAACCTGCAGGTGCTGACTGCCTGGCTGGCCGGCGAATTGCTGCAGGGACGTATCGGCCTCGGACCCAGCATTCTTCGCGATGTTATGGATGAGCCGCCAGCCGGCGAACCATCCCTGAGCATGACCGCAGTCAATCGCTACATAGAGAAACTCGCAGCCCTTGCCGGGCCAGGATCGCTGCAACATAAGCGGGAGCTGCTGGCCGAACTGATGCGTGCGGCAACCCGGCAGGAACAGGGTTTCCTGATGCGGCTGTTCCTCGGAGACCTGCGCCAGGGAGCGCTGGAAGGGCTGATGGTCGACGCCATCGCCGCGGCGGCCGGTATCGAGGCCACACCGGTGCGCCGCGCGGTCATGCTGTCAGGTGACCTGCCGGCTGTCGCCGGCGTGGCCCTCACCGATGGCGAACAGGGCCTCGCCTGCTTTCAATTGCGAGTCGGAACTGCCGTAAACGCAATGCTTGCCCAGCCGGCCGCCACCGTCGAGGACGCCCTTGGCAGGCTGGAGTTCGCGGCATTCGAGTTCAAGCTCGACGGTGCGCGTATCCAGGTACACAAAAGCCCGGACGATGTGCGTATTTTTACCCGCCAGCTGAATGACGTCACGGAGCGACTACCGGAAATTGTCGATGCGGTGAAGAATCTGGAGCCCGCCGAACTGATTCTCGACGGTGAAGTTCTGGCATTGTCGGGCGACGGCCGTCCGCGGCCTTTCCAGGTCACGATGAAACGATTCGGCCGGCGCCACGATGTAGCAACCATGCAGGAGTCTGTTCCGCTGACAGCTTTTTTCTTTGACTGCCTGCATGCCAGCGGTACCGATTACATTGACGCACCGGCACAGCAGCGTTTCGAGACCATGGCAGCGCTGTTGCCGGACGAAATGATGATCCCGCGTATCTTTACCGCCGACGCTGACGAAGCAGAAGCATTCATGCGCAGCGCGCTGGCAGCCGGGCACGAGGGAATCATGGCGAAATCCCTCGATGCGCCGTATGAAGCCGGCAACCGCGGCGCAGCCTGGCTCAAGATCAAGCCGGTGCATACGCTCGACCTGGTCGTTCTGGCCGCCGAATGGGGCAGCGGGCGCCGCAAGGGCTGGCTGAGTAACCTGCATCTTGGAGCGCGCGATAACGATGGCTTTGTGATGCTCGGCAAGACATTCAAAGGTCTGACCGACGAGCTGCTCGCGTGGCAGACAGACAAGTTACTCGAGCTGGAGACCGGCCGCGAGGGTCATGTTGTCCATGTGCGGCCGGAACTGGTCGTCGAAATTGCTTTTAACGACGTGCAGAAAAGCCATCAGTACCCGGGTGGCGTGGCGCTGCGGTTTGCCCGCGTGCGGCGTTATCGCGACGACAAGAATGCGGTGCAGGCCGACACCCTGGAAACAGTCAGGGGATTTGCGGCGGATTGA
- the gorA gene encoding glutathione-disulfide reductase has translation MKTHYDVLCIGGGSGGLAAAQRAVMHGARAAVIESGRLGGTCVNVGCVPKKVMWYAAQVAHTLEDCGGYGFDITVRGHDWAQLKQQRDAYVARLNDIYARNLDRREVQLYRAPASFIDSHTVAAGENEITADHIVIATGGRPRLPVMPGAGLGMVSDDFFDLEHCPRRVAVIGSGYIAVELAGMLAALGAEVRIFVRYEGILRQFDPMLREMLTAEMARNGIRVITESGITELRQAGDQISVDGPGGKPLWTCDKVLWAVGRIPNIEHLGLAATGIELNANNEIITDEFQNTNVPGVYAIGDVSGRAQLTPVAIAAGRRLADRVVGGEADRRLDYDCIPTVVFSHPTIGTVGLTEPQARERWGDDVRVYEASYKPMYDQLTGHDSRAAVKLIVHGTDERIAGCHVFGPGADEMLQGFAVAIKMGATKKDFDDTVAIHPTAAEELVTLT, from the coding sequence GTGAAAACACACTACGACGTTCTTTGTATTGGCGGCGGCAGCGGCGGGCTGGCGGCAGCGCAGCGGGCGGTGATGCACGGCGCCAGGGCGGCCGTCATTGAATCGGGCAGGCTCGGTGGTACCTGCGTCAACGTTGGCTGCGTGCCGAAGAAAGTCATGTGGTACGCCGCGCAGGTTGCCCACACCCTTGAGGACTGCGGTGGATACGGTTTTGACATCACCGTGCGCGGGCACGACTGGGCGCAGCTGAAGCAGCAGCGTGATGCTTATGTGGCGCGACTCAACGACATCTATGCGCGCAACCTGGACCGGCGCGAGGTGCAGCTTTACCGCGCTCCGGCAAGCTTCATCGACAGCCATACTGTCGCGGCGGGTGAAAATGAGATTACTGCAGATCACATCGTCATAGCGACCGGCGGCCGGCCGCGTTTACCGGTAATGCCGGGTGCCGGGCTTGGCATGGTGTCGGATGATTTTTTCGACCTCGAGCATTGCCCGCGCAGGGTGGCAGTTATCGGCAGTGGCTATATCGCGGTGGAGCTGGCCGGCATGCTGGCCGCGCTCGGTGCCGAGGTGCGTATCTTCGTTCGTTACGAGGGCATACTCCGGCAGTTCGACCCGATGCTGCGTGAAATGCTGACCGCCGAAATGGCGCGTAACGGTATTCGGGTTATTACAGAGTCCGGTATCACGGAATTGCGGCAGGCCGGTGATCAGATCAGCGTGGACGGTCCTGGCGGGAAACCGTTATGGACCTGCGACAAAGTGCTGTGGGCCGTCGGCCGTATTCCCAACATCGAGCACCTCGGGCTGGCGGCGACCGGCATCGAACTCAACGCCAACAATGAAATTATCACCGATGAATTTCAGAACACCAATGTTCCGGGCGTCTACGCGATTGGCGATGTTTCGGGTCGTGCCCAGCTCACGCCGGTAGCAATCGCTGCGGGCCGCAGGCTCGCTGACCGGGTGGTTGGCGGCGAGGCTGATCGCAGGCTCGATTACGATTGCATACCGACGGTAGTTTTCAGTCATCCGACCATCGGTACAGTCGGGCTGACCGAGCCGCAGGCTCGCGAGCGCTGGGGTGACGATGTTCGTGTTTACGAGGCCAGCTACAAACCCATGTACGATCAGCTTACCGGCCATGACAGTCGCGCGGCGGTAAAGCTGATCGTTCACGGCACTGATGAACGCATCGCCGGCTGCCATGTTTTCGGGCCGGGGGCGGACGAGATGTTGCAGGGGTTCGCCGTTGCAATAAAAATGGGTGCGACGAAAAAGGATTTCGATGACACGGTCGCGATTCATCCAACCGCTGCCGAAGAACTCGTCACGCTGACATAA
- a CDS encoding energy transducer TonB, whose amino-acid sequence MHRLLALLAMLAAATAPALAEEGDTEAGNAPDDRPVAIEKAEPEYPKRAYNKCIEGHVLVRFVIATDGTTKDIEVLSSRPERVFDKAAIAAVEKWRFEPRILNGMPVQRESTQRLVFEPGCIR is encoded by the coding sequence ATGCACAGATTACTTGCACTGCTTGCCATGCTGGCCGCCGCCACGGCGCCGGCGTTGGCAGAGGAAGGCGACACCGAGGCGGGCAATGCACCCGACGACAGGCCGGTTGCGATCGAGAAAGCCGAGCCGGAGTACCCGAAGAGGGCTTACAACAAGTGCATTGAGGGCCATGTGCTGGTGCGCTTCGTTATCGCTACCGATGGCACAACAAAGGATATCGAGGTGCTCAGTTCGCGACCGGAGCGTGTATTCGACAAAGCAGCAATTGCAGCAGTAGAAAAATGGCGGTTCGAACCACGCATACTCAACGGCATGCCGGTACAGCGTGAATCCACCCAGCGACTGGTGTTCGAGCCGGGCTGCATACGCTGA
- a CDS encoding AhpC/TSA family protein has protein sequence MNPLQRIMCCAAATALLAGCNDMPAVDEVDVAGFRSRVATDPTEVMPLLPGMAAPAFTIRSADGSPYSFPAGPRDKPVIVTFYRGSWCPYCSRYLWRMREAEQTLLDLGYELLFISADRPEILAPFLEEKGLRYALLSDNDLIAARTFGIAFRVTDDYHRKLLEHDIDIEDASGRTHHWLPVPAVFLIGTDGIIDFQYLNPDYKVRVHPDVLLAAARAALEQDG, from the coding sequence ATGAATCCACTCCAACGCATCATGTGCTGTGCTGCCGCGACAGCGCTGCTGGCGGGCTGCAACGACATGCCCGCCGTTGACGAGGTTGACGTTGCCGGATTCCGCTCGCGGGTGGCGACTGATCCAACCGAAGTCATGCCCCTGTTACCCGGGATGGCGGCACCGGCATTCACGATTCGCAGCGCGGACGGATCGCCCTATTCTTTCCCCGCGGGGCCCCGCGACAAGCCGGTAATTGTCACCTTCTATCGTGGCAGCTGGTGCCCCTACTGCAGCCGCTACCTGTGGCGCATGCGCGAAGCCGAACAGACGCTGCTCGACCTTGGCTACGAACTGCTGTTCATTTCGGCTGACCGGCCCGAAATACTTGCCCCCTTCCTGGAAGAAAAGGGCCTGCGTTACGCACTGTTGTCTGACAATGACCTGATTGCGGCACGTACGTTTGGAATCGCATTTCGTGTCACCGACGATTATCACCGCAAGCTGCTGGAGCATGACATCGACATCGAGGATGCCTCCGGCAGGACCCATCACTGGCTGCCGGTTCCGGCGGTATTTCTGATCGGCACCGACGGAATTATTGATTTCCAGTATCTCAATCCGGATTACAAGGTGCGTGTGCACCCGGATGTATTGCTGGCCGCAGCGCGTGCCGCGCTGGAACAAGACGGCTGA